One Tomitella gaofuii DNA segment encodes these proteins:
- a CDS encoding TetR/AcrR family transcriptional regulator yields MPTKKAQVTRGERRAPATANRAANQRADAQRNRAKILAATVTAIRKNPDASVADIAAEAGVGRMTLYGHFQSRAELIEAALLDSLEQGEEVLEGVPLDGDPAEAFQRLVASSWVLVDQSRALLAAAQKELPTARIRAMHESAEARVRGLLLRGQREGAFRIDLPVSWLLTTTHVVMNGAAEEVRTGRLDPDDAPWFIDAILLPAFTQDPTEAGEA; encoded by the coding sequence ATGCCGACGAAAAAGGCTCAGGTGACCCGGGGCGAGCGACGCGCTCCTGCGACAGCGAATCGCGCAGCTAATCAGCGCGCCGACGCCCAGCGCAACCGGGCGAAGATCCTGGCGGCAACGGTCACCGCGATCCGCAAGAACCCGGACGCCTCCGTTGCCGATATCGCCGCGGAGGCCGGTGTGGGGCGGATGACCCTCTACGGGCACTTCCAGAGCCGCGCCGAGCTCATCGAAGCGGCCCTCCTGGATAGCCTCGAACAGGGCGAGGAGGTCCTCGAAGGGGTGCCGCTGGACGGCGATCCAGCCGAGGCTTTCCAGCGCCTGGTCGCCTCCAGCTGGGTCCTTGTCGATCAGTCCCGCGCGTTGTTGGCGGCCGCGCAGAAAGAGCTGCCTACGGCCCGTATCCGTGCGATGCACGAGAGCGCGGAAGCCCGTGTGCGCGGCCTGTTGCTGCGCGGGCAGCGGGAGGGCGCGTTCCGCATCGACCTGCCCGTGTCCTGGCTGCTGACCACGACCCACGTGGTGATGAACGGTGCCGCCGAAGAAGTTCGTACAGGACGCCTTGATCCCGATGACGCGCCGTGGTTCATCGACGCGATCCTGCTCCCGGCGTTCACCCAGGACCCAACCGAGGCGGGGGAGGCATGA
- the rpmA gene encoding 50S ribosomal protein L27 has product MSSKKGASSSKNGRDSNAQRLGVKRFGGQSVSAGEILVRQRGTKFHPGENVGRGKDDTLFALSAGAVDFGTKRGRKTVNIVLPQA; this is encoded by the coding sequence ATGTCAAGCAAGAAGGGCGCGTCCAGCTCCAAGAACGGTCGCGATTCCAATGCCCAGCGCCTCGGCGTGAAGCGTTTCGGCGGGCAGTCCGTCAGCGCGGGCGAGATCCTCGTGCGTCAGCGCGGCACCAAGTTCCACCCCGGCGAGAACGTCGGCCGTGGCAAGGACGACACCCTCTTCGCCCTGTCCGCGGGTGCGGTGGATTTCGGCACCAAGCGCGGACGCAAGACGGTCAACATCGTGCTGCCGCAGGCCTGA
- a CDS encoding integrase catalytic domain-containing protein, whose product MEGKIDMAARRQVTNKLRNQYRKASKADKGKILDRVVETTGMGRSTARRMLRGPALPDPAEQVDGRTLRTRRFSDDARTLLEHVWALMGMPCGKYLVVMVDLWLPLLAEAGDLDTPFATDETTAELKAMSAATVDRYLKPARDRMRIKGISTTTPSPLLRNSIAIRTCTDEAPDTPGVIEADTVAHCGPTLIGEFARTLTMTDIVTGWTENCSIRNNASKWILHGIEQLQGWFPFAMTTFDSDCGSEFINHEVAGWLQDRDIAQTRSRPYQKNDQAHVESKNNHVVRKHAFYWRYDTADELELLDRLWRLVSLRLNFFTPTKKAVGYTAGADGRRKRIYDKPATPWQRLQDSGTLDAQQLSRVSARIDGINPADLTRQINAIQMQLLDLARDKTEALAAARHMDLEALQPSINRLAQAK is encoded by the coding sequence GTGGAAGGCAAGATCGACATGGCCGCGAGACGGCAGGTGACGAACAAGCTGCGGAATCAGTACCGCAAGGCGTCGAAGGCGGACAAAGGCAAGATCCTCGACCGCGTGGTGGAGACCACGGGTATGGGCCGCTCGACCGCACGGCGGATGCTTCGCGGCCCTGCGCTGCCGGACCCGGCCGAGCAGGTCGACGGACGCACACTGCGCACTCGGCGCTTCAGCGACGACGCCAGGACCCTGCTTGAGCATGTGTGGGCGTTGATGGGCATGCCGTGCGGCAAGTATCTGGTCGTCATGGTCGATCTGTGGCTACCGCTGCTGGCCGAGGCGGGTGATCTGGACACGCCGTTCGCCACCGACGAGACGACCGCGGAACTGAAAGCGATGAGCGCCGCGACCGTTGACCGGTACTTGAAACCGGCACGCGACAGAATGCGGATCAAGGGCATATCGACGACGACGCCGTCACCGCTGCTGCGGAACTCGATTGCCATCCGTACCTGCACGGACGAGGCACCCGACACGCCAGGGGTGATCGAGGCCGACACCGTGGCGCACTGCGGCCCCACGCTGATCGGCGAGTTCGCCCGCACGCTGACGATGACCGACATTGTGACCGGGTGGACGGAGAACTGCTCGATCCGCAACAACGCCTCGAAGTGGATCCTCCACGGGATCGAACAGCTGCAGGGCTGGTTTCCCTTCGCCATGACCACCTTCGACAGCGACTGCGGTTCGGAGTTCATCAACCATGAGGTCGCCGGGTGGCTGCAGGACCGCGACATCGCACAGACCCGCTCTCGGCCGTACCAGAAGAACGACCAGGCGCACGTGGAGTCGAAGAACAACCACGTCGTGCGCAAACACGCCTTCTATTGGCGCTACGACACCGCCGACGAACTCGAGCTGCTCGACCGGCTGTGGCGGCTGGTGTCGCTGCGGTTGAACTTCTTCACCCCCACGAAAAAAGCCGTCGGCTACACCGCCGGCGCGGACGGCCGCAGAAAGCGGATCTACGACAAGCCGGCCACCCCATGGCAGCGCCTGCAAGACTCGGGAACCCTTGATGCACAACAACTTTCGCGGGTCTCGGCTCGGATCGACGGGATCAACCCGGCCGACTTGACCCGGCAGATCAACGCCATCCAGATGCAGCTACTCGACCTGGCGCGAGACAAGACCGAAGCCCTCGCCGCCGCCCGCCACATGGACCTGGAAGCATTACAACCGTCAATCAACCGATTGGCCCAGGCGAAGTAG
- the proB gene encoding glutamate 5-kinase: MTGREATGTRETIAAARRVVVKIGSSALTSLDGGLDAARLGVLAEAIEARMRAGSDVVIVSSGAVSAGIAPLGLGHRPRDLATKQAAAAVGQLALVGEWQRAFARHDRTVAQVLLTAGDFARRDAHRNAQRTLDRLRTLHAVAVVNENDTVATSEIKFGDNDRLAALVAHLVSADALVLLSDVDGLYDSDPRKGDARFIDEVRGPEDLDEVIAGTGGTLGTGGMATKLSAAVLSADGGVPVLLASASTAAEALAGGQAGTVFAARPQRMSARRFWVRHAADTSGALHLDAGAVRAVAQRRRSLLAAGITGVSGHFSEGDVVVLQGPDDAAVARGVVSYDSSELPHMIGHSTGELPEDLRHAVVHADDLVPL; the protein is encoded by the coding sequence ATGACCGGCCGCGAGGCGACGGGCACCCGCGAGACCATCGCCGCCGCGCGACGCGTGGTGGTCAAGATCGGCTCCTCCGCGCTGACCAGCCTGGACGGCGGGCTCGACGCGGCACGCCTGGGCGTGCTGGCGGAGGCCATCGAGGCGCGGATGCGGGCCGGTTCCGACGTGGTGATCGTCTCCTCGGGGGCGGTGAGCGCCGGGATCGCCCCGTTGGGGCTGGGGCACCGTCCGCGCGACCTGGCCACCAAGCAGGCGGCGGCGGCTGTGGGGCAGCTGGCGCTGGTGGGGGAGTGGCAGCGCGCGTTCGCCCGGCACGACCGCACCGTCGCGCAGGTGTTGTTGACGGCCGGAGACTTCGCGCGCCGCGACGCCCACCGCAACGCCCAGCGCACCCTGGACCGGCTCCGTACCCTGCACGCGGTCGCGGTGGTCAACGAGAACGACACCGTCGCCACGAGCGAGATCAAGTTCGGCGACAACGACCGCCTCGCCGCGCTGGTGGCGCACCTGGTGAGCGCCGACGCCCTGGTGCTGCTCTCCGACGTCGACGGGCTCTACGACTCCGACCCGCGTAAGGGCGACGCGCGGTTCATCGACGAGGTGCGCGGCCCCGAGGACCTGGACGAGGTCATCGCCGGCACCGGCGGCACGCTGGGCACCGGGGGCATGGCCACGAAACTGTCGGCCGCGGTGCTATCAGCGGACGGCGGCGTGCCGGTGCTGCTGGCCTCCGCGTCGACGGCGGCCGAGGCGCTGGCGGGAGGGCAGGCGGGCACCGTGTTCGCCGCCCGTCCGCAGCGCATGTCCGCCCGCCGGTTCTGGGTGCGGCACGCCGCGGACACGTCGGGGGCGCTGCACCTCGACGCCGGTGCGGTGCGCGCTGTGGCGCAGCGCCGCCGCTCGTTGCTGGCGGCGGGCATCACCGGGGTCAGCGGCCACTTCTCGGAGGGCGACGTGGTGGTGCTGCAGGGGCCGGACGACGCCGCCGTGGCCCGGGGCGTGGTGTCCTACGACTCCTCCGAGCTGCCGCACATGATCGGGCACAGCACCGGCGAACTCCCGGAGGATCTCCGGCACGCTGTGGTGCACGCCGACGACCTGGTGCCGTTGTGA
- a CDS encoding YHS domain-containing protein translates to MTAHENLNLTDTSVLAGGRCCGHSPSDEELSASPATEMAACPVMAGTPVVKAQAEAAGYFCDHNGQRYWFCCAACGPLFDADPDRYANTA, encoded by the coding sequence ATGACTGCACACGAGAACCTCAACCTCACCGATACCTCGGTCCTCGCGGGAGGAAGATGCTGCGGCCACTCGCCCAGCGACGAAGAACTGTCCGCCTCCCCAGCAACTGAGATGGCTGCCTGCCCGGTCATGGCCGGTACCCCGGTGGTCAAGGCCCAAGCAGAAGCTGCCGGATATTTCTGCGACCACAACGGCCAGCGGTACTGGTTCTGCTGCGCCGCCTGTGGTCCCCTCTTCGATGCCGATCCCGATCGATATGCCAACACCGCCTGA
- a CDS encoding heavy-metal-associated domain-containing protein, protein MSTNTTEYQVTGMNCGHCETSIRAGVSEIPGVTDIDISAATGRLAVTTDKPVEDAAVLAAVDEAGYTAVRS, encoded by the coding sequence ATGAGCACGAACACCACCGAGTACCAGGTGACCGGGATGAACTGCGGACACTGCGAGACCTCGATCCGCGCCGGAGTCTCCGAGATCCCCGGCGTCACCGACATCGACATCAGCGCAGCCACCGGCCGGCTGGCCGTCACCACCGACAAACCGGTTGAGGACGCCGCGGTCCTCGCGGCGGTCGACGAGGCCGGATACACCGCTGTCAGGAGCTGA
- a CDS encoding LppP/LprE family lipoprotein: MFGDGQIVADPAPILARHIDSVDRIDGSTFRVNYAFYDGPAAANRTTSGSATFHWDGSRVIVTGNTLPLKQNDVAEPLDIDNFR, translated from the coding sequence TTGTTCGGCGACGGTCAGATCGTCGCCGACCCCGCCCCGATACTTGCCCGGCACATCGACTCCGTCGATCGCATCGACGGCAGCACCTTCCGCGTGAACTACGCCTTCTACGATGGACCTGCAGCGGCCAACCGGACCACGTCGGGGAGCGCGACATTCCATTGGGACGGATCACGGGTCATCGTCACCGGCAACACGCTGCCGCTTAAGCAGAACGACGTCGCGGAGCCACTCGACATCGACAACTTCCGCTAA
- a CDS encoding MFS transporter, with translation MTTRTPPDSTTSAYPRRWLALALLGAAQFMLILDVTVVAIALPQMEADLALSRESLTWVVAAYTVAFGGLMLLGGRSADLFGAKRIVYIGLLTFVAGSLAAGFADTGTVLLAGRIAQGIGAAMLSPAALSVVVRLFEGDERNRALGIWSALGGGGASVGVLLGGLISAGPGWPWVFFINVPVGAAVLIGLLRVLPPLPPQPGARARLDVLGAILVTGATGLAIYALTVAGEIGWTASRTLIIAGIAVALYLAFGWWQKTTRSPLMDLSLLGRRPVLS, from the coding sequence ATGACCACACGCACACCACCCGACAGCACGACGTCGGCCTACCCGAGACGTTGGCTCGCACTCGCTTTGCTGGGCGCGGCCCAGTTCATGCTGATCCTCGACGTGACTGTCGTCGCGATCGCTCTGCCACAGATGGAGGCCGACCTTGCGCTCTCTCGCGAGTCGCTAACTTGGGTCGTCGCGGCATACACGGTCGCCTTCGGCGGGCTGATGCTCCTCGGTGGTCGAAGCGCCGACCTGTTCGGTGCCAAACGCATCGTCTACATCGGCCTGCTCACCTTCGTCGCCGGCTCTCTGGCCGCCGGCTTTGCTGACACCGGAACCGTGCTACTGGCCGGTCGCATCGCCCAAGGCATCGGAGCAGCCATGCTCTCACCGGCGGCGCTGTCCGTGGTGGTGCGGCTTTTCGAGGGCGATGAGCGCAACCGCGCCCTGGGCATCTGGTCCGCACTCGGCGGTGGCGGAGCCTCCGTCGGCGTCCTGCTCGGTGGCCTCATCTCAGCCGGCCCGGGTTGGCCGTGGGTGTTCTTCATCAACGTGCCCGTCGGAGCCGCCGTCCTGATCGGCCTGCTGCGCGTCCTCCCGCCCCTGCCGCCGCAGCCCGGCGCCCGCGCACGCCTCGACGTGCTCGGAGCCATCCTCGTCACCGGCGCCACCGGGCTCGCAATCTACGCACTGACAGTCGCCGGCGAAATCGGCTGGACGGCGTCGCGGACACTCATCATCGCGGGTATTGCTGTCGCCCTATACCTGGCGTTCGGCTGGTGGCAGAAGACGACGCGCTCGCCACTGATGGACCTCTCCCTACTCGGCCGACGTCCGGTGCTCTCCTGA
- the rplU gene encoding 50S ribosomal protein L21, whose amino-acid sequence MYAIVKTGGKQYKVAVGDLVKVEKIEAEPGASVDLPVALVVDGANLTTDAAALAKATVTGEIVEHTKGPKIRIHKFKNKTGYHKRQGHRQKLTVLKVTGINN is encoded by the coding sequence ATGTACGCGATCGTCAAGACCGGCGGCAAGCAGTACAAAGTCGCCGTTGGTGACCTCGTCAAGGTCGAGAAGATCGAGGCCGAGCCCGGTGCCTCGGTGGATCTCCCGGTCGCGCTCGTGGTGGACGGGGCCAACCTGACCACCGACGCGGCCGCGCTGGCCAAGGCCACCGTCACCGGCGAGATCGTCGAGCACACCAAGGGCCCGAAGATCCGCATCCACAAGTTCAAGAACAAGACCGGCTACCACAAGCGTCAGGGCCACCGTCAGAAGCTGACCGTCCTCAAGGTCACCGGTATCAACAACTAG
- a CDS encoding heavy metal translocating P-type ATPase has protein sequence MATENSSTAVAGIELQISGMTCASCANRIEKKLNKLDGVTARVNYATEKASVTGPDDLDPKALIAEVEKTGYTAALPAPAKGNGDSSEDEGESAEDRELRSLRQRLIGSAVLAVPVIAMAMIPALQFDYWGFASLVLAAPVVVWAGWPFHRAAWMNLKHGAATMDTLISVGTGAAMIWSIVALFFGTAGQPGVTHAFELTISRSDGLGNIYLEVAAGVITFILMGRYFEKRSKRRAGAALRALLELGAKEVSLLRDGTEQRVSIDELTVGDEFVVRPGEKVATDGTITSGNSAIDASMLTGESVPVEVSEGNPVTGATVNAGGRLVVKATRVGSDTQLAQMAKMVEDAQSGKAEIQRLADRVSGVFVPIAIAIAVAALGAWIGAGFPLAAGFTAAVAVLIIACPCALGLATPTALLVGTGRGAQIGVLIKGPETLESTRKVDTIVLDKTGTVTTGKMTLTDVITADGVDRDELLRVAGGLEGYSEHPIAHAIATGATTEVGDLPAPESFENIEGKGVQGVIDGHAVLAGRESLLADWSIHLGDDLRGAKQAAEAEGKTAIAIAWDGAARGVLVVSDQIKPTSTQAIAQFKELGLTPVLLTGDNQAVAEQVAAEVGIDQVIAEVMPKDKVDVVAKLQDDGTVVAMVGDGVNDAPALAQADLGLAMGTGTDVAIEAADITLVRGDLRAAADAIRLARRTLRTIKTNLFWAFAYNTAAIPLAAFGLLNPMLAGAAMALSSVFVVSNSLRLRTFKARADDTSDPSPAGPALAREPVAA, from the coding sequence ATGGCCACTGAGAACTCCAGCACCGCGGTCGCCGGCATCGAGTTGCAGATCAGTGGCATGACGTGCGCCTCGTGCGCGAACCGGATCGAGAAGAAGCTCAACAAGCTCGACGGTGTGACCGCGAGGGTGAACTACGCGACCGAGAAGGCCAGCGTCACCGGCCCCGACGACCTGGACCCGAAGGCCCTGATCGCGGAGGTCGAGAAGACCGGCTACACCGCCGCACTTCCGGCCCCTGCCAAGGGCAACGGCGACAGTTCAGAGGATGAGGGCGAGTCGGCCGAGGACAGAGAGCTGCGTTCCCTCCGTCAGCGCCTCATCGGCTCCGCCGTCCTCGCGGTGCCAGTGATCGCGATGGCCATGATCCCGGCCTTGCAGTTCGACTACTGGGGCTTCGCCTCTCTCGTCCTGGCCGCCCCCGTCGTGGTCTGGGCCGGCTGGCCCTTCCATAGGGCCGCATGGATGAACCTCAAGCACGGTGCAGCCACGATGGACACGCTCATCTCGGTGGGTACAGGCGCGGCGATGATCTGGTCGATCGTCGCGCTGTTCTTCGGCACCGCCGGCCAGCCCGGCGTCACCCACGCCTTCGAGTTGACCATCTCCCGCTCCGACGGACTCGGGAACATCTACCTGGAAGTGGCCGCCGGGGTGATCACGTTCATCCTGATGGGCCGCTACTTCGAGAAGCGCTCCAAGCGCCGCGCCGGTGCCGCACTTCGTGCACTGCTGGAACTGGGGGCAAAGGAAGTATCGCTCCTGCGCGACGGCACCGAACAGCGTGTCTCCATCGACGAGTTGACAGTGGGCGACGAGTTCGTCGTCCGTCCCGGTGAAAAGGTCGCTACCGACGGGACCATCACCTCCGGCAACTCCGCGATCGACGCCTCCATGCTGACCGGCGAATCCGTCCCGGTCGAGGTCTCAGAGGGCAACCCTGTCACAGGCGCGACCGTCAACGCCGGCGGCCGACTCGTGGTCAAGGCAACCAGGGTGGGCTCGGATACCCAGCTGGCACAGATGGCCAAGATGGTCGAGGACGCCCAGTCGGGCAAGGCAGAGATCCAGCGGCTGGCCGACCGTGTCTCCGGGGTGTTCGTGCCGATCGCCATCGCGATCGCCGTCGCGGCCCTCGGGGCCTGGATCGGCGCTGGGTTCCCGCTAGCGGCCGGCTTCACCGCCGCCGTCGCCGTGCTGATCATCGCCTGCCCCTGTGCTCTCGGCCTGGCGACACCGACTGCCCTACTGGTCGGCACCGGGCGCGGCGCGCAGATCGGTGTGCTCATCAAGGGCCCCGAAACCCTCGAATCCACCCGCAAGGTCGACACGATCGTCCTGGACAAGACAGGCACCGTCACCACGGGGAAGATGACCCTGACCGACGTCATCACCGCTGACGGGGTTGACCGTGACGAGCTGCTGCGAGTCGCCGGCGGACTGGAGGGCTACTCCGAGCACCCCATCGCCCATGCCATCGCCACCGGCGCGACCACCGAGGTCGGTGACCTTCCGGCGCCGGAGTCCTTCGAGAACATCGAGGGCAAGGGTGTCCAAGGAGTGATCGACGGCCACGCCGTCCTGGCCGGCCGGGAGTCGCTGCTGGCAGACTGGTCGATCCACCTGGGCGACGACCTCCGGGGCGCGAAACAGGCCGCGGAAGCCGAGGGCAAGACCGCGATAGCCATAGCCTGGGATGGCGCCGCACGCGGTGTGCTGGTCGTCTCCGACCAGATCAAGCCCACCAGCACTCAAGCGATCGCACAGTTCAAGGAACTCGGGCTGACCCCGGTGCTGCTGACCGGCGACAACCAGGCCGTGGCCGAACAGGTCGCCGCCGAGGTCGGCATCGATCAGGTCATCGCCGAGGTCATGCCCAAAGACAAGGTCGACGTCGTCGCAAAGCTCCAGGACGACGGCACGGTCGTGGCCATGGTCGGCGACGGCGTCAACGACGCCCCCGCCCTCGCTCAGGCCGACCTCGGTCTGGCGATGGGCACCGGCACCGATGTGGCGATCGAGGCCGCCGACATTACCCTCGTCCGCGGCGACCTGCGCGCCGCCGCCGACGCGATCCGGCTGGCCCGGCGCACACTGCGGACGATCAAGACGAACTTGTTCTGGGCCTTCGCGTACAACACTGCCGCGATCCCCCTGGCCGCCTTCGGACTGCTCAACCCGATGCTCGCGGGCGCAGCGATGGCCCTCTCTTCGGTGTTCGTCGTCTCGAACAGCCTGAGACTGCGGACCTTCAAGGCCCGCGCCGATGACACCAGCGACCCGTCCCCGGCCGGACCGGCCCTCGCCCGCGAGCCGGTGGCCGCCTGA
- a CDS encoding MFS transporter, with amino-acid sequence MVAVFFLGTFYFQQYAGYGPLATGLLFLPIALATMAGAQVAGKLVGRLGARKLGAIGMIVGALGLLVPALWSTTLTTTIGISFGSLGIGALFVVASATALGNVAPEEAGIASGLLSTFHEIGASVGVATVSSIAAVSLIGGGDAGFQRAFLAAAIAAIVATAIAAIAIPGRNRTQSPAPAH; translated from the coding sequence ATGGTCGCGGTGTTCTTCCTCGGCACCTTCTACTTTCAGCAGTACGCCGGCTACGGCCCACTTGCTACCGGCCTGCTGTTCCTGCCCATCGCACTGGCGACAATGGCCGGCGCGCAGGTGGCAGGCAAGCTCGTTGGTCGCCTCGGCGCCCGCAAGCTCGGGGCGATCGGCATGATCGTCGGTGCCCTCGGACTGCTGGTTCCCGCACTGTGGTCGACGACGCTGACCACGACCATCGGGATCAGCTTCGGCTCGCTCGGTATCGGTGCGCTCTTCGTGGTCGCCTCGGCCACCGCGCTCGGAAATGTCGCACCGGAGGAGGCCGGCATTGCATCGGGGCTGCTGAGTACCTTCCACGAGATCGGCGCATCGGTCGGCGTCGCGACCGTTTCCAGCATCGCCGCCGTCAGCCTCATCGGTGGCGGTGACGCCGGGTTCCAGCGGGCTTTCCTGGCCGCTGCGATCGCGGCGATCGTCGCCACCGCCATCGCCGCTATCGCCATCCCCGGACGCAACCGGACGCAATCACCAGCACCCGCCCATTGA
- the obgE gene encoding GTPase ObgE has protein sequence MSRFVDRVVLHVSAGNGGHGCSSVHREKFKPLGGPDGGNGGHGGSVVLEVDLGVHTLLDFHFHPHAKATNGKPGMGSNREGPRGGDLVLKVPDGTVVLGEDGEVLADLVGAGTRMVAARGGRGGLGNAALVSRARRAPGFALLGEEGESRDLVLEMKSVADVGLVGFPSAGKSSLVSVLSAAKPKIADYPFTTLAPNLGVVSAGETTFTVADVPGLIPGASDGRGLGLDFLRHVERCAVLAHVVDCATLEPGRDPVSDVDALEAELVAYRPALSEDNGLVGLADRPRIVVLNKADVLEAAELAEFVTEEFTSRGWPVFTVSAVSRDGLKPLTFALAEMVETFRRDNPPPEPSRQVLRPVARDDSGFTVERDRSERGDFVVRGARPERWVRQTPFDNDEAVGYLADRLARLGVEEQLEKLGAQPGDAVTIGEVTFEWEPTLPAGVEVPLTGRGTDARLEQTERVSAQERKHAHRVRRGLEGIDPEEQ, from the coding sequence GTGTCCCGATTCGTCGATCGTGTCGTCCTGCACGTGAGCGCCGGCAACGGCGGCCACGGTTGCTCGTCCGTGCACCGTGAGAAGTTCAAGCCGCTCGGCGGGCCGGACGGCGGCAACGGAGGGCACGGGGGCTCGGTGGTCCTCGAGGTCGACCTGGGCGTGCACACCCTGCTCGACTTCCACTTCCACCCGCACGCCAAGGCGACCAACGGCAAGCCCGGCATGGGCTCGAACCGGGAGGGGCCCCGCGGCGGCGACCTGGTCCTCAAGGTCCCCGACGGCACGGTCGTGCTCGGGGAGGACGGCGAGGTGCTCGCGGACCTCGTCGGCGCGGGCACGCGCATGGTGGCGGCGCGCGGCGGCCGCGGCGGACTGGGCAACGCCGCCCTGGTCTCCCGGGCCCGCAGGGCGCCCGGCTTCGCGCTGCTGGGCGAGGAGGGTGAGTCGCGCGATCTCGTCCTGGAGATGAAGTCCGTGGCCGACGTCGGCCTGGTCGGATTCCCGTCCGCCGGCAAGTCGTCCCTGGTATCGGTGCTGTCCGCGGCCAAGCCGAAGATCGCCGACTACCCCTTCACCACCTTGGCGCCCAACCTCGGCGTCGTCTCGGCGGGGGAGACCACCTTCACCGTGGCCGACGTCCCGGGCCTCATTCCCGGCGCGTCCGACGGCCGAGGCCTGGGACTCGACTTCCTGCGGCATGTGGAGCGGTGCGCCGTGCTCGCCCACGTGGTCGACTGCGCCACGCTGGAGCCGGGCCGCGACCCGGTGTCGGACGTCGACGCGCTCGAGGCGGAACTGGTCGCCTACCGGCCGGCGCTGTCGGAGGACAACGGCCTGGTGGGCTTGGCGGACCGGCCGCGGATCGTGGTGCTCAACAAGGCGGACGTGCTCGAGGCGGCCGAACTGGCCGAGTTCGTCACCGAGGAGTTCACCTCCCGGGGCTGGCCCGTGTTCACGGTCTCGGCGGTGAGCCGCGACGGGCTGAAGCCGCTCACGTTCGCGCTTGCCGAGATGGTCGAGACGTTCCGGCGCGACAATCCGCCGCCCGAGCCGTCCCGTCAGGTGCTCCGCCCCGTCGCCCGCGACGATTCCGGCTTCACCGTCGAACGCGACCGTTCCGAGCGCGGCGACTTCGTCGTGCGGGGTGCGCGCCCCGAACGCTGGGTGCGGCAGACGCCGTTCGACAACGACGAGGCCGTCGGCTACCTGGCCGACCGGCTCGCGCGGCTGGGCGTGGAGGAGCAGCTCGAGAAGCTCGGCGCGCAGCCCGGGGACGCCGTCACCATCGGCGAGGTCACCTTCGAATGGGAGCCGACTCTGCCCGCGGGCGTCGAGGTGCCGCTGACCGGCCGCGGCACCGATGCGCGCCTCGAGCAGACCGAGCGCGTGTCCGCGCAGGAGCGCAAACACGCGCACCGGGTCCGGCGAGGCCTCGAGGGCATCGATCCGGAGGAGCAATGA